The Raphanus sativus cultivar WK10039 unplaced genomic scaffold, ASM80110v3 Scaffold3257, whole genome shotgun sequence genome contains the following window.
TTTTGGGGACGTTTTCTTACTTAATGAGTCTCAACGCATagattttttaatgttttatataggAAGCTAAAATTAGAAGGCTTGAGATTGCCTCACACGACAAACAATAGGCATATCAATCCACAAAAATCTCCTAGCCAAACCAGTTTTATTGATTTTTGGAGAAgtaaaaatatcaaagaaaagccaacaaaaaaataaaagtgatTGTCTCCTCCCATTAAAAGAGAGGAATAGAAAAAAATGGCTTTTCAAGATTTTGACCTCATTCAAGAACGCGTAACCGCAGACAGAAAACGTAAGTTCAGGAAGAAAATCATCATTGGAGTTGTCTCTACGCTTGTTGTCGTTGCTGCCATTACTGGAGGTGCTTTTGCTTATGTTACATACGGAAACAAATCTAAAGAACAGGTGAAAACCACGAACACAACCAGCAAAGCTAAAGCGAAAAGCTCCGAGAAGAGTCCAAGCCAGAAATCACCACCACCATCTTCTGCAGCAGCACATTCTGTGAAGCCAGGCCAGGTCGATAAGATTATCCAAACACTTTGTAATTCCACTCTTTACAAACCAACTTGTGTGAAAACTCTTAAAAACGGGACAAAGACAGCTCTGTCTGATCCTAGGAGCCTCTTAAAGTCTTCGATCAAAGCAACCAATGACGATCTAGTGAAAGTTTTCGAAAAGGTTTTGAAacttaaaacagagaaaaaagaagaaaaagacgcTATAGCGCAGTGCAAGTTGCTTGTGGATGAAGCTAAGGAAGAACTTGGCACCTCTATGAAAAGAATCAACGACACAAAGGTTAACAACTTTGCGAAAATAGCTCCTGATTTAGACACTTGGTTAAGCGCAGTCATGTCGCATCAAGAAACATGTCTCGATGGATTTGAAGAAGGAAAACTCAAAACTGAGATACGTAAGAACTTTAACTCTTCTCAAATGATGACCAGCAACTCTCTGGCGATGATCAAGTCTTTAGATAAATATCTTTCTTCGGCTCCAAAGGTGAAAGCGAGACATCTTCTTGAATCAAGAACGTCTTGGTTAAGCAACAAGGAGAGAAGAATGTTAAAAGCTGTTGATGTGAAGGCTTTGAAACCTAATGCTATAGTGGCTAAAGATGGTAGCGGAAATTTCACAACCATTAATGACGCACTTAAAGCAATGCCTGCTAAACACAAAGGAAGGTACGTACTATTAACCGTTTCGTAAATATTGATTCATAGTTTTTGAAAATGGGATCTTGGCTCTAGGCTTAGTAAACTTTCCTTTTATAGGTATACCATTTATATCAAACATGGAGTTTATGATGAATCTGTTATTGTTGACAAGAAGAAAGCTAATGTTACAATGGTCGGTGATGGATCGCAGAAGACGATCGTGACGGGAAACAAAAGCCATCCAAAGAAAGTCCGCACGTTCCTCACTGCCACATTTGGTATATCCTAATTACTTAGAGGTTTAGTCTCTGATCAATTGTTTCAAACTGAATATAGCTTATGCATTTGCGTTTATATGATAATACACACAAATTGGATTTTAAACTGGAAGTTAATGATAAGTCCaaacttaacatggtatcaAAATACATGCTGCTCAACCGAACTAAAAGCAATCCAATCGAGGCCCGAATTATTTTTAAACCAGTCTGAACCAAATTTGTCTGGTCAGTACCCCGAACTGAATTATATACTACATGGCATgaataatataaagaaatttagGTTAATAACCAATTTGTTTTAAGGTGAAATTCCAATAAACTTAACATAGacagttaaaaataataaataatatctaGGTTTATTGTtcatataaatagaaaaataataagcCATGAGaaattcaaacaaaacaatCAATTTAGAATGagtttcttttaaaattgtAGGCTGCTACCTCGTTGGTTTGGAGCTAATGTAGGCTGAGattcttttaaaattgtttCCAAATTCTTGTAAACACtgtatttatattgttttacaATGATCGATAACTTtaacatttcatcaaaaaaaaaacagaacaatcAAAGCATAAATGTAAGTATGAAGTGCAATAGTAACCTTCTATGTGCTTGATTTCTTACAGTGGCACAAGGAGAAGGATTCATGGCACATTCCATGGGGTTCCGGAACACAGCTGGACCTGACAGGCACCAAGCGGTAGCCATACGTGTGGAATCCGACCGTTCGGTTTTCCAAAACTGCCGATTCGAAGGCTACCAAGACACGTTATACGCGTACACGCACCGACAGTACTACCGTAGTTGTGTCATTCTCGGAACAATAGACTTCATATTCGGTGATGCAGCCGCCTTATTTCAGAACTGTAACATCTTCATCAGAAAAGGAGTGCCAGGGCAGAAGAACACGGTGACATCTCAAGGACGAGTGGACAAGTTTCAGACAACAGGCTTTGTGATCCAGAACTGTACAATTGCTGCAAACGAAGATCTTAAACCTGTTAAAGCTCAGTTCAAGAGCTATCTAGGTCGGCCGTGTAAGAACCATTCTAGAACAGTTGTGATGGAGTCCACGATCGAGGATGTGATCGATCCTGTTGGCTGGTTGAGATGGGAAGAGACGGATTTCGCTATTGGTACATTGCTTTACGCGGAGTACAAGAACGATGGTCCAAGCGGAGGAACTGGTTCTAGGGTCAAATGGCCTGGATTTAGGGTTATAAAAAAGGAAGAGGCCGTGAAGTATACGGTTGGACCATTCTTACAAGGGGATCCATGGATTCGTGATATGAAGTCTCCGGTTAAGTTTGGTCTTTATGATGCTTGATGCTAGCAAATGTGGTGCcgtgcttcttcttttttcttacaAGAGAACATGTGGTGAAGAGTCAAAGTGTAGCTTGGAGCGCAAGGTAATAGAATGTGAATATATAGGTGATGTAAGAGTGTTGGATCGTTTGTTATATAGGTCCGATTAatactcatacattttgacacaAAACATGTCTAAAGGCGTTTTGTAATGAATGATATTCCTGATCCTGATGATAAGAATGGAGACAATCATGCAGATATGACATTTATATTTGTTAGGATTCCAGAGGCTCAAAGTCATCACTTTGTCTCAACATGAACCCACAACAAACCAAGATAGAAGTTGCTTGAAGTCAAAAACAGAAACTGTAAAAACAGAGTTGTAGAAAACAGAGTATAGAGAGTTTGgagaagagattagagagtagGAGACGAAGGGAGCACACACACAATTTAAGGAGTTCGCGCCCGTTAACGAGGGTCACTACATCTCCCCGAGACTACAGCTCGGAATCCACTAGAAGGTATAACATAGTTACAAAGATACAAGTGATTCACTCATCATATCACTCATGAACTCACTCTAATGTATCTTACTATGTTCTAATGAGAAACCCCAAAGCTAAGCTTATGCTTGCAGCTTTCTCTCTCCCTTCTAAGCTATTTGTGTGGCTCAATCTCTTTCTCACGTTCTCAGCTTCTCTTTATAGTGGAGACACCTTCAAACTTAATGCACAAGAGGACAAAATGGAGAGGCTCCTCCTTGTGGTCCCAAAAGAAACTTAACCCATCTTCAACTCACCATACTAACTTGAGTTAAGCCTTGGATTACTTTTGATCTTCATTTGCTTGATCAACAAGTGTTCTTATCTTCACAATATTGGTGTGTGATTAGATGAGTAATACTAGTTACACCATTGCTTGATAGGCAAAGGTTAAACCATAGCTCAATTGGGCGCCAATGATATTAACCT
Protein-coding sequences here:
- the LOC130506454 gene encoding putative pectinesterase/pectinesterase inhibitor 45, with protein sequence MAFQDFDLIQERVTADRKRKFRKKIIIGVVSTLVVVAAITGGAFAYVTYGNKSKEQVKTTNTTSKAKAKSSEKSPSQKSPPPSSAAAHSVKPGQVDKIIQTLCNSTLYKPTCVKTLKNGTKTALSDPRSLLKSSIKATNDDLVKVFEKVLKLKTEKKEEKDAIAQCKLLVDEAKEELGTSMKRINDTKVNNFAKIAPDLDTWLSAVMSHQETCLDGFEEGKLKTEIRKNFNSSQMMTSNSLAMIKSLDKYLSSAPKVKARHLLESRTSWLSNKERRMLKAVDVKALKPNAIVAKDGSGNFTTINDALKAMPAKHKGRYTIYIKHGVYDESVIVDKKKANVTMVGDGSQKTIVTGNKSHPKKVRTFLTATFVAQGEGFMAHSMGFRNTAGPDRHQAVAIRVESDRSVFQNCRFEGYQDTLYAYTHRQYYRSCVILGTIDFIFGDAAALFQNCNIFIRKGVPGQKNTVTSQGRVDKFQTTGFVIQNCTIAANEDLKPVKAQFKSYLGRPCKNHSRTVVMESTIEDVIDPVGWLRWEETDFAIGTLLYAEYKNDGPSGGTGSRVKWPGFRVIKKEEAVKYTVGPFLQGDPWIRDMKSPVKFGLYDA